The Raphanus sativus cultivar WK10039 chromosome 2, ASM80110v3, whole genome shotgun sequence DNA segment TTTATATCCCTGTTCTTATCCTGGAGCCATTTTCTTATCCCATGGGTAGTTTCGGAGTTAAAACGAAAATGACAGCTAGGCGTTATGTGCATTAGGCGGGAAAATGGATTTAGAAGGAAAGGGGTTTTACTGTACGCTAGTGTTTACCATGTTATAGTGCACTGTTGAGGTTATGGGATCGAATGGATGATATATCGACACGTGGACGAGTATCTTTGTCTTGCTAGATGATGACTAGTTTGACTTCGCAAGTTACGGTGTACGATCTTCCAACTACGTGGACTTGTAACCTAAATCTTGTGTCTACCATATTCTCTCTGCTTAGATCTTACCGAGTAGGGCACACGACACGACGTCGTGTTTTGTTCGTATGGTTTGTTCTCGATCCTAATAATTATCGATTACGTGCTATTTCTGTttctaaacaaatattttttactaataaaattttaattataaaaatttatcttataatattattagaagataaaatactaatttaaattaataatgagCTTTAGATTATGACGGTAAAAATGTAAACTTTTACTAAAAGCTTAcggtataaatataaaataatatatttttcaaacaaaaaaataattctaaaactatatatattaaataaagagAGTATATATTATAATCATCGATGATGGAATGCTGCATCCAACTAGTACATTAcacatttttcaaataattaggCACTTTTGATATTAATTGATTATACTTTTTAAACTAGATATTAATTGATTATACATACTCTCTGATCAATATTAGAAAATacacatttatttatatttttagggaGATTTGGTAAAATGGACCAAAAATCTAACATTTTTTCCTAGTAGACCTTTCATCAACCTTTgcaattttttctatttttatctagCGGATTCTCAATTTTACATTTGTTTCTAGTAGAGGTTGAACTTATGGAATAACAAACTAGACGACCATCTCGCGTTGGGCAATACATATGTCTAGAAAGTAGAAACAGGGTaactctttttaaaaaagataaatgaataatttttttttttttgatcaagatAAATGCATAATATATGTCTAGTTTCGGGAGAATTTACCGATAGTCCTTTTTTAAACACGCAATAAGTAGTTGGTAAAGATGTAAAGTCATATTCACATTCGTGAAATTATGCGTTTGTTGGTTTGAAGACTTTAGACTCGTAGACTTGTAGTGTGAACTATTTCGGTTTATGTTAGCTCGGTGCGGTGAtggtttgttttataaaaatgtagGTTAACCACATGCTTGCTTCGGAGTCTTGAGAGCCAAAGTCATGAATCATgataaacaaatttaaatattaaattgattattatAGATCAGGTCTAATAGGCGAACTGGACGGATGCATGGGACCGAATTAGTCTACAAACATTCTTGACTGCAAATTGCAATTACTAAAAATGGTGAAATGAAAACTTTGTTTGGCCAGGTATATGCCAACGTTTATTTATCGCTTATCTCACTTGTATAGTgtgaaatgaaaaacaaataaaaacgaTTCAATTTCTAAATTTCTTTAATCATATGTTAATTGTGTTCGTCAGACTCATAACAGTTATTTTATAAACCCAACTGATAATTAGGCAGGTCGGGTCCAATCTTTATAGATGtcaaacaatattaaaatgACTAAAAATGAGAGCTTCAAGTCTCTGTATAGAGACCAACTATTTAGTGGCCAACAGTACCGGTCCTGACATAAAAAGACCataagcaatttttttttaaaattggccatttttttataaattttgtagctttttttccttaaaaactgattttttgACAATCTTTTAGTAATATATACACTGGTGACTACAGTTCTAAATTTGTAATCCATGCACGTTCCCGTAAATAAAAGATACAACTGAACGAAGAATTTGTTCTCAAATGATAGTAAACCTCGTTTACATGCACTCGATGCAATGCAAATACACATGTTGCAAATCCATGAAATTCACAATGCTACAATTTCTTAAGACAGGAAAATAAACCAgcaacaacatatatatatttattttcaaaaaaaaaacaacatgtgTGTGTGTAGGTGGCAAAGCAATATGTAAACGTAAGGAATTATAACAAGATACGGACATATTGgccaataaaagaaaaatacgtacatattatttgtataatttttctGGTGTGCAAcattatttgtatataaaatgaaataaaaacattatttgtataaattaaaaacccCAAAGTAACACATATAAAGAGTAGAAAAAGTACATTCTTGGCATAAAGAAGCTCCATGCTAAAATCATAATGTCGACCAAACATCCTGCCTTCAAGATCACGTGCCTAAAGGCGCATCACATGACCTAAATCACATAAAACGATTATCCttcattacatatatatttttcttaataagaaaaagaacatATTAAAACCGAACACAACACCTatatttaatctatatatatacttgtTAGTAGACAAACaggtctttttttttgagaaaaggcaTTCAAACAAACAGGTCTTTTGAAATCGGGATATTATAAAGTTCATTTTTGAACTTTTAGTGAATGTCAGGTTGCTTGATACTGGCATACAGATTAGTCAGAGGTTTAGAAAGAATACCAAAACAAATAATGATATACACATTAATCACTAAGTCAAGATCCTCGATCTCTAAGTCTTTCTCACAATGACAATAAGAAAAAGCCAACGTAGCAAAATCAGTATATAGCTCATATATGTTTGTACGGTGAATCTTTTATCATTTTCTGTCCATTCCTCTTAGCTCTATATGAATAACTGTAATTGATTTCTTGGGCTGaccttaaattttttttttttataatccagaGATTCCCTGCTTACGCAGATCATTCTTCTGGGTCCGGTCAGGCAGCGGTCCACTTTATCCGGGAAAGCTTAACCTGGACTGAAGACAAGGCCCAACATCCAGTACCGCATTTTTGGTGACAGGGAAGAGGTAATCCCCTCCACGAAGTTCGAACCCGTGAGCATGATCATTGGCCCCCAAAGTTCTTACCAAATGTGCTACCTCATCCCGTCAACAAAGAGATATCAAAGGGGAAATTTTGCacatcttctttctctcttaagtACGCAAAAGTTGGCATGCATATATCTTTTGACATATGAACTCATATATATCAAGGTGAAAttcaactctctttttttttaactcaacttTTCCTTTTTCATATCAATATATTAATTCAGTTTAATGAACTGGAACCACGCcgatatataatattaaagttGTTTTTCAGTCTCCAGTGTGGCAGTTTCCGGTTCCTCGAAGAGGTAATAAACTATTTACAAAGAGGATACCCATTTAAGCTTTTAAGATGATAATATATTCCTTGAAAGGGtaataaactatttttcaaaGAAGGATATCCATTTAAGcttttaatatatgtttctaATAGCTAGTGCCTATGCCGAGAATGTTATGTGTTTACCACTTCATCGCCGATCTCAACTTTGGATCTTAAAGAAATAATACTTCGATCACCATAATCGGATATACgtgtaagtttttatttttagctaggTTATATATAATCTACATGGTGATAAATTATTACAAATCACTTCTGGAGTCAAGTGGAGATTTGATCAAGTACAACAACTTTTGGTTATGCAGATAAATGGTAGAGATGAATGACGCGGGCCAGAACCTTTTTTCGTAAGTTCGAGCGGGAATATAATTGTAATTAGTTTAATAGTAGTTGTTATGTTTTTGAGAAAACACATACATAAATTATTGAATGGAAGTTTGCTATGCTTTAGCAAAAAGTTACTAATAAGTTAAATGTTCTTGGGCCAACAAACTAGCTTAATGAAGTAATATGTATTCTATGGAAGGGGTAGGCATAATATATGGACCAATACCTAAGCCCGATCTTAAATATATGAACTCGAATACCACCTGATCTGATCTATAAAAATACTCAAACAGATTGAATTAGAAGAAATTGGATATCCAAACTTGATCAGATAATACTTGACATGCGAAAATACTccaaatatatttgaaattatatgaGATGTTAcactaaaacatattttttttcccTTATATCCAAAGATGTTGAATCTTTTGTTGAGATTAGTTTTACATACCCATAGATCAGTCAACATGCAGTACATAAACCAATTAAttataagttttaaattaatgaaaTCAGTGGTTaagttaaaatgaaataaaaaccacattcttttgtaaaacaaaaaaaatgatttgcaATAAACTTAGTCACTGaagtttcttcaaaaaaataaaaataaacttagtCACTGATGTTGATATATATTCTCTCACtctatatcttttatatttttccgaTCTTCACCTTTATAGTTTTCGAttcacttttaaaatatttttagtttcatcAAAAAATATTCGAGgaagttttacttttttttaaaaaaaatgattgttcTAAGTGTTAAACATTTAGATAAAGAATAtaagtgttaaaaaaataagtattaaacatttaaaatagttaCAGACTGaaatgaaaaattgaatttaaactAAGTTTTTCAAATCGTATTAAACTCGAAGAGAGTACCAGACCTgataggaatttttttttgaaagatcaTTTCGATATTTTCAccaatttacaaaatttttattataatttcataatatataatttattttgtctATATCTTAACAATATGAAATTCACCTAGTCGTTTACTATCACTTTTATAAACAGAGTATTTCaattaaatcttttattttatatttaaatatatatatatattttttagaaatgaCATTTTTAGAATGTTTCATTCCAACCCCACCGGTacatataaaattgtaaatttcaagaATAGATTGTGTTTGACGAATGATGATTACAAAACGAAATTCTGCTCTTTTACGGGCCTTAGTTTCGAGCTTCATGGGCTTCCTCAAAACCCATTACGTCACAATCGGCTTCACCATCGACTATACCACCATCACTCTCTTTACACTTTAGCCCGCCTCTCGAAAGTGCATCTACTTGTTcgtctctctctagggttttaaGCCCCCCGCCATGGAACCTCACCAGAAGAACAACGTTTCCGGCGACTCTCGACGCAACAAGCTATCGAAAACCTCAGATAATAACGGAAGAGAAGTCTCTGCCGCATCGTCGCCGATACCAACCGATGTCATAATCGACATCTTCTCGAGGCTACCGCTGAAGTCAATAGCGATGTGCCGCTGCGTATCGAAGCTCTGGTCCTCCGCACTCCGCCTCCCAGCTTTCACCGAACTCTTCTTAACCAAATCCTCCACTCGCCCGCAGCTCTTGCACGCGCGCGCGACGAACAGTGAGCTATTcctcttctcttcctcctcctcctcgccGCATCCGGATGAGAACTCGTCTTCTCCTGTAGTCGCCAGCTGTCACATGAAGCTGTCATTCGCTGTTTTCGGTGACATCAGCTGCGGTCGTCCTCTCCACGGTCTGGTTTGCGTTAAACACGTGCGGGTCTTGGATGGAGAGAAGGAGACGGCGTTGGCGATTTGTAACCCTAGCACCAGACAAGTCTTGCATTTACCCAAAGCGAAGACGACTACGACGAGTGGACTTGATGAGGTGAGGAGCATGTTCGGGTACGATCCCATCGATAAACAACACAAGATACTGTGCATGACACGGTCAAGGGAGGGAGGAGAAAATGGAGAGCATCAGGTTCTGACATTAGGAGCTCCGACCGGGTCGTCATGGAGAATGCTCGAGTGTTGCGTTCCCCATCATGGTTACCCACCTCTCAAAGAGATATGCATCGATGGTGTTTTGTACTACAAATCTATTAATCAGTCGACACAGACTTATTTAATAGCTTGCTTTAACGTTAGGTCTGAGAAGTTCAGTTTTATTGAAGCCGAGGGAAAGGGAAGTCTCGGAAGAGCTCTGATGTTAGGGGATATGGTGAACTACGGTGGTAGATTGGGTTTGATTTTGTCTGAAGATGTTAGAGGAAACGCCGGTGCGATCAATAGAAGAAGTGCGAGGTTTAGGCTGTGGGTTCTAGAAGATGTTGAGAAACAGGAATGGTCTGATGAGCGTGTGTTTGTGTTGCCTGCTGAGTGGAAGAATGTAGTTGGGGAACACGTGTTGAACTTTGTCGGGGTGGCGGCTCGTACCAACGAGATTGTGTTGTCATCTTGGTACCCAATCAACCGTAACTACCTCTTCTACTTCGATACTGAGTGTGACACTGTTGCGAGAGTTGAAATTCGAGTAGTGGATGTTGATGTGTCCAACTATGCTGTGCTTCAGACCTTTCTTGACCATGTTGAAGATGTGAAGCTCTATGCATAGGTTCATTAGTTGTAGGTCTGTGCAATGGTTCACTAGTTGGTACTTCATGACTGATTTCTACTACAACTCCTCTATCTTGTCATTAGATGCCTAGTTTTCCATGTAATTCGGTAAATGGACCTATCTGTAAAAGAAATTGACTGTAGCTCTGTCTGAAGATCTTATTCCTAAAGTAAAAGTAATAGCTTTTACTAAGCAATGCATCTGATTCTCAAATGCTTGTGGCGTGTATGTTTTCATCACAAAGCATGTCATGCCTCaacgaaattgattaaataaataaatgaaattgaTTATATAGCTAACACTTCAAAATACATGACAAACTTGGAATGCTACGCGTCGCGGTAAGAAGATCTTGTGGCACAATAAAATACTTGTCTTTAGCTCAGGGGGACAGGAGGGATCAATATATTGTTTCTTTGGCTCGGTACGTGAAGCAAATTAGAGTAAAAAAGAGTGAGGCTTTTTGTACTCAATTCTTACACATTGCAAATTGACTTTTGTGAAGCTGCTACTTCTCGGTCAGAAAAATATAATCCTTTTAAGCCTTAAGCCTAACCAAACTTTCAGATCCAAAACCTGTTCCAGTATTTGATGGAAAGAGACATATTCAGACCTatccaaaatccaaaacatgTTTCTGTTGGGCTACATGGGCTTCCTTCCTCTAAACCCATTACGTCACAATCTGTTTTTACTTTCTGCCATCTATCCTCCACACCACTGCGATAAAAAACTTTACCTTTCATTTTTCTTAGTGTTTCCTTTAAGGCTCCGCCATGAATGACACacggaagaggaagaagaagagcgtCTCCGGAAGTGAAACCTCAGCATTGCCTCTCCCGATAGATCTCACAATCGACATCTTCTCGAGGCTGCCGTCAAAGTCAATAGCCACATGTCGTTGCGTATCGAAGCCATGGGCCTCCACACTCCTC contains these protein-coding regions:
- the LOC108841598 gene encoding F-box protein DOR-like; translated protein: MEPHQKNNVSGDSRRNKLSKTSDNNGREVSAASSPIPTDVIIDIFSRLPLKSIAMCRCVSKLWSSALRLPAFTELFLTKSSTRPQLLHARATNSELFLFSSSSSSPHPDENSSSPVVASCHMKLSFAVFGDISCGRPLHGLVCVKHVRVLDGEKETALAICNPSTRQVLHLPKAKTTTTSGLDEVRSMFGYDPIDKQHKILCMTRSREGGENGEHQVLTLGAPTGSSWRMLECCVPHHGYPPLKEICIDGVLYYKSINQSTQTYLIACFNVRSEKFSFIEAEGKGSLGRALMLGDMVNYGGRLGLILSEDVRGNAGAINRRSARFRLWVLEDVEKQEWSDERVFVLPAEWKNVVGEHVLNFVGVAARTNEIVLSSWYPINRNYLFYFDTECDTVARVEIRVVDVDVSNYAVLQTFLDHVEDVKLYA